A genomic segment from Aegilops tauschii subsp. strangulata cultivar AL8/78 chromosome 1, Aet v6.0, whole genome shotgun sequence encodes:
- the LOC109755164 gene encoding uncharacterized protein has protein sequence MAMVAQAGFGLTRVVMLVGAGVAGSVVLRNGRLSEILTEIQEFLEKGEMGKGGGGGADHGINDALNEVRQLAMQVRNLGSPRSITVLSGGSGQTGVSGLIVPAATVGALGYGYMWWKGISFGDLMYVTKQNMANVVSSMTKHLEQVQSSLAAAKKHLTQRIEKLDDKLDQQKALSGQIKDDVTGARLKLENIGSEIKNIKELVWGLDEKMDSMEAKQNFSCAGVMYLCQFIEQSGGKLPERLEGIKPSAKRFETIGIQGLQLAIETGNFSDFSNADSTDKISRSNSLKSAN, from the exons ATGGCGATGGTGGCACAGGCGGGCTTCGGCCTCACCCGCGTCGTCATGCTCGTCGGCGCGGGCGTGGCCGGCTCCGTCGTCCTACGAAACGGCCGCCTCTCGGAGATCCTCACCGAGATACAG GAGTTTCTGGAGAAGGGGGAGATGGGTAAGGGAGGAGGCGGTGGTGCGGACCACGGCATCAACGACGCGCTCAACGAG GTGCGCCAACTTGCTATGCAGGTACGCAATCTAGGTTCTCCACGTTCGATAACTGTTCTCAGTGGAGGTTCTGGACAAACAG GAGTATCAGGACTAATAGTACCTGCAGCAACTGTTGGAGCACTGGGTTATGGTTATATGTGGTGGAAA GGCATCTCCTTTGGGGACTTAATGTATGTCACCAAGCAAAACATGGCTAATGTTGTTTCAAGTATGACTAAACATCTGGAGCAAGTTCAGAGCTCTCTTGCT GCTGCTAAAAAGCATTTGACACAACGCATTGAGAAGTTGGATGACAAATTGGATCAGCAGAAGGCGCTTTCTGGGCAAATAAAAGATGAT GTTACTGGCGCACGACTGAAGCTTGAGAATATTGGTTCAGAGATTAAGAACATCAAAGAATTGGTCTGGGGACTG GATGAGAAGATGGATTCAATGGAAGCCAAACAG AATTTTTCATGCGCTGGTGTGATGTACCTCTGCCAATTCATAGAGCAAAGTGGTGGGAAACTCCCTGAACGCCTG GAAGGCATTAAACCATCAGCGAAGCGATTTGAAACAATTGGCATACAG GGGTTGCAACTAGCCATAGAAACAGGGAATTTTAGTGATTTCAGCAATGCTGATTCCACTGACAAGATAAGCAG GTCCAACTCGTTAAAGTCTGCCAACTAA